ttttgttttaagagaatgataaaatattaatttttgaaaatttattaccTGGGACAGTCAATCTAAAATATgattgttattgatttattttgtaagtaaGTATTTATTTCATGCTGcactttttaatcttaatttggGACAATCTTAATCAAGacatgtttgattgttattgggatgttacatctttaaaTGACAAGTTATtgatcaactttttttttgtgtggatcttaaaactactgtatGAAGTTAAAcagaaatagaatatatttttgtaaagactTGACTAATACTAGGAGCATCCACATTTGTAAAACAAATCAGCACATACACATGAAATTAAgatgaaactaatatttttttactattacagTTGAAGCAAATGACTCAATACTGGATGTGCATTCCTAAGATGTACAATCCATTACTCTGCTGGAGCCTAACACtttaatttgatgaaaaaaaaaaaaaaaaaaaaaaaacacacacacactagttggGCAATAAGTTGTGCCTATGAAATATGGTATATCATATTTGGTGCCAGACTTTAATAAATACACaagccagccctgtgagagctatGTAAATTGGATTGGTGGTCTGGTTAGAcgatttaacaataataataagcaccACACCAAACACGGAAAGGTACAGCTTCCAAGTGTAACTTACTTGTAAAGTGGTTAAATCTGCTCTTTCACTAGGACTTTTCTTTAAACATCGATCTACTAAATCCACAAATTCTGGAGAAAACACATTAGCAGGTAACCGTGGTGGGGGCTCATTTACAATGTAATCGAGTAACTCAAATATAGCCATGGGCCTCGGCTCTCCTGGCAAACCGGCTGTGGGCAAATAAAGTAAAGCAAACCATCATTAGTGAATTGAAATAACATGTAgcagaaaaaagttaaaatttatacaaatacagtacaatatattaAGGACATGGCCCTCAGTGTAATAACCATATTTACAAATTCAGAACTCACAAATAAATAGGTAGGATTCCTAAACTTACCTGATCTCGGGGAACGTGAGGTTGGTGATGGACTGATACCCTCAACTTTGGTTCCAAAAATTTTTTGTAGTGTACTCTGATCTGGTGGAGGAATAGGATACATACCAATGGCCATTTCAACCAGAGACAGTCCCAGGCTCCAAATGTCACTCGCCACAGAGTAGTGATCCCCATTTAGACGCTCAGGCTGAAAAGACAAAATGATCACTGAATGATGATACACCAGAAGATGATAACTTCCACataaattcaaaacaagaaatgtatgctaaaaattttttcaaaaagcaGCATACTACAGTATAACCAAATAAAGTAATGAtcatcttttcatattctttctatGACATTACTCAGGGTTTGTATGaactaaaaaatcttttttgaaaatcTGGCTTTAccttatgaaaattaaaacaaccaAGCTCATTACAATGGCATCAAATACTCAAGAAATTGAACTTTACTCACAGACATGTAACTTCTGGTGCCTACGAATGTGTTTGCCATACTATCGATGAGCTGGCCTGACACACCAAAGTCACAAATCTTTATTTCTCCTCGCGAATTTACCAATATATTGGACGGCTTCACATCTCTGTGAATGATCTGATGTTTCTCACGTAGATAAGCTAAACCTTTTAACACCTGCGGGAAGGAAAATGTATGAGATACACTAATGAAAGCTGAAGCATCAGAGACTATAAAGACAGAAAAAGCTAACATAACTTCTTCATGAATTACTTGAGGCTTTTGCCTTCCAGGATTGATCTGAGAGTAAAATAAGAAAGCATTATCATTCCGTTCACACTCTATCTAAAGTATAAAATACATATCTGTACCAATAGCATCAACTCCTTATCCCACTAGTGGCACTGAGCCTGAAAGCATTACATCTTACCGTAGAGCATATTTTCCCAAGAATAGGTTCCGGAATTCGAATAGCTTTCTTGAGACACAGATCTAATGATCCACCGTCCATATACTCCATACAGATCGAGATTTCCCCCTCACTGAAATCAAAGGGTtatttcatagttatatataaaacagatgaTCTGGACATGCCATGCCATGGGGTGAGGAACACTCAAGTCAGAAAGGCAGCAGCTGTGGAAGTAGCGTAATGAAGAGCTATAGGAAGGCCCAAGAAATTATTGGAGAAAAGGAATAGTTTAAGATTAGATACTATGgaatttgtgcataaaataaCAAGACAAGGCAAATATTTGATTccaaaaattatgatgatgaccTAGTTCCAGCCTTGCTAAGTTACCCTATTATTTTCCACCTgtttataacttaaaaaaaatacctccCAATTTCTTTGAGACTTGTTCTACCTAAACGGCTGGaactaagtaaaaacaaaatgcttatatatgtagCAACTCTGATTTATCATCCAAAACAAGCAAAACTTCAAATCCCTTATTGAAATGCAATTAACAAAATAGTACAAAACATAGtaacaaatacatatacttaACACAACTGAAAGGATTTAGTAATTCTTAAGTTCCTAGGACACAAATACCTTTACAGCAAATTGAAGCTAACTACCAAAGAACTCACCTGTAAAAGGCTCCATAAAATCCCACAATGAAAGGAGAGTTACACTCATGTAAGACCTTCAGTTCTCGGATGATTTGATTTCTAACGGCTGGTTTCACTTCTAAATGTATAAGCTGAGGGAAAACAAGAATTCCATCAACATCCAATCACAATAAATGACATATCATGGGAACAGATACATACCATTTACCTTCTCTCCAATTAAAAGATCAAATCACTCAACTTGCAACACCTCTTAAAATCAACAAAGCTTTCATCTACTTCACAACAACCTCATGCCATGGTCTTCTTTGAAAGAATAAGATATTAGTTTCTATTTGAAATCCTCTGCATACATCACTAGCACTTCACATTCTTGTGATGAGTAGAATCATTTATCTAATCAATCTCCATCGACTTTTAGTGACTGGTAGTCTTCTGTAGATTATATCTTACTGGTTACCATTTAAGGTTTGAACTCAGAACTTAGCACAGTAGGAATAATCAGCTACAATGGTTTGCCAAATTCCCAGATTGTTACAAAACCATGTTCATCtccaaaatattctaaaatttgtCTCCCCAAAATTCACCCTAAAGTCCCCAAACCTATCAGAATGTTTGGCTGTTCAAGGTGTAACACAGCTCTCAGCTTTGCATGTTTgcaaagcataacaaaagactgCCAAGTGATGGAAGCCTAGTAAAGACAAAAAATTCTactaaaatgctaaaataaagcACTTATTGTATTTACCTCAGGTCCTCTTATGCTAAGCAAAACCACCACACAATATCTCACAGCACTAAGAACTTTTATGAACTTCAATATTCTAACTCAAAAGCTTTATTTGAAACCAACAACTAAATTTCTAAAGGCATTGAAACTAACTGAAAGATAACACACAAGAAGATAACAAGATGATAACTGCCGTAAGAAAGAACTATTAGAAATATGTCCATACTGGAACAACTCCCTTCAtccatttatcaatatatattaaaacatatcaatatatacatttacacagcTGATGTTCAAAGAATGTAGATTACAGAAAGTATACATTTGCAAATGTACAGCACTTGGAATCCAATATCCTTAAGATATATTTGCACCActggaaaattaacattttcatgattagtaaaaaataaatttatgccaacagcatttatttaaatatgtagaCCATAAAATACTCCCATGCTTAGAATACAGTAATGTTCAAGCAATGTGTCCCCTACTAAACCTGTGACCAACTTCTCTAGAAAACCATTTTAGCTGACAAAATGTTACGGAAAACACCATTATGATTCTTGCAAAGGTAGGAGACATCCAACAACTTTCTCCCAGCAAAATGTGTTTGGGGAAGGAGGTCATGGCAAAGTccttatattgtatattaaataaaaaacttatataaccgcacactgacagacaaacagatggaaCAGAAGAACAATCTCCCCTCATACACATCTATTCAGGATTGTTTACCTTTGTATGGTACACAGTTTGACTGAAAATTCTTAAAATGTGTAAGAGTTAGGATGGCAAGATACGATGACATACATACAGTTGGTGAAACAGGTAGTCAGACTGACCAGTGCAGGCAAAACCCAGTCCCTCCTACTTTGTCAACAGGTGAATAATAGAGTACAGTATAGGAAAAACATTTCAGACAAACCACTGTGGTACTTAAACCTAGCTGCCAAGGGTAAATAAAGTAATGACGAATACCTATTAAAAACACTGAACTATTCATCACCAATGTTTAGAATTCTTTAACCATAGTTTAACATAGTTTACATACAGAAAGAACACATTTATACagcattttctgaattttcacaGTTCCACACTGCATTTAAACATAACAAAATTACAACACCaattgaaagaaaaggaaaaatgactaaAATGGCACTGAGGGagaatgtatgtaaatgtaatatgtaCGAAAACAAAATCATGGATGGAGGGTTACATTGGATGAAAAAGATTTATGAATAATCTTTCTCTGAAAAACAACAGAGCAGGAATCCtattataaaaaatgatatttttatgataaaataaagtttgttcatacttacctggcagatatatatatagctgtattctccgaaagggaccgacagaaattcaaaaacttacggcacacgcagatgggccaggtggttagtacccattcccgccgctgggaggcggtatcaggaaccattcccattttctattcagattttctagaaactagaactactgtctcctgaggggaggagggcgggtactatgattatatatctgccaggtaagtatgaacaaactttatttttatcataaaaatatcattttgttcatgacacttacctgacagatatatatatagctgaatcccaccattggaggtgtgggaagagacagaataggatttaggaaacaaaactatgtaggcgattgacgccttggttcctttacctgttagcattgctgacttcgtgattactgtcacccaagcctgcttctgctttactagaaaactccagcgaggtagagacctataaagctggtgaaatctagatgatctgtcaacggggcgagaccacaatgtgactagaccatatgaccttactttgAGGGTAAGCGACAaactaacaaccacctgaccaagcctagttacgccaaaaagattaacataaactaaggactggggcgaccaccaatggtggagacccaacgaccataaaaaacaacacataaaatatttaaaacacacaaaaacaaaactaaaggagaggatgagagtcgctttctgttcccaagatcgtatttgcggaaacgtaaggccccagcgcacagcaattctcataggacgccttcacttctgtgagataatgagaagcaaagaccgAATTGTttcgccaaaaagtggcacccagaatgtcatttaGAGACTGGTTTTCTGgaaggccactgaggtagcaatggctctcacttcgtgagccttgaccttcaaagttctcaaatcctcgtctagcacactggaatgggcgtctatgatggtgccagagaaagaacgccagggcatttttcgagagaggtatatcaggcctcttaaccgagcaccaaagattgctagaaggacctctacaatcctgagtcctctgcaaataaaatttcagagccctgacaggacacagggttctctcaggttcttgtccagtgatgttcGTCAAGCCCTTAACtcaaggacctgggccaaggggaagacgggttttcatttttggcaagaaacatagggctcagagaacagacagcatcagggcatctgaaacctataatcttgctgatcgccttgaagttcactaactcttttcgccgccagagcagttaggaaaatagctttcttggttacatctttgaaggaagcagaatgtaAAGGTTCAAACCTCTTagacatcaggaattttagaactacatctaaattccaaggTAACTTAGGAGGCTacttagacgtctcaaaagacctaagaagatcatgaaggtctttattgtccgataagtcaaggcctctatgcctaaagaccgttgacagcatactcctatagcctttgatggtagggactgccagctTCAAATCCTtctcaaataaaaaggaagtccgctatctgggatagagaggttgtggtagaggaaattcccttaagtttacaccacttcctaaaaatgacccacttggactggtacactgcgctggaagaggctctcctggcgttagcgATGACGCtttagccactggtctagaaaaacctctcgctctgagcaacttctcgatagtctgtatgcagtcagactcagagcgggaagattttttgtggtacctctcgaagtggggttgtttgagaagatctgttctcaaaggaagctttcttggaaagtccaccacgagagacatgacctctgggaaccactctgctgaaggccaaaagggagcgattaaagtcattctcgtcccttctgaGGCTCTAAACTTCCTGACGacttccccagaatcttgaatggggggAAAGGCGACAGATCTAgacctttccagtcccagagaaaggcatctaTTGCTAGGGCTCCCGGTCGAGAActgagagcagtaaaggggcagccttgtggtccttgaagttGCAAAAATGTCCACCAGGGACgcccccaaagcttccaaagatcctgacacacttcgcgttcagagtccattctgttggcagaagctgatgttgccgactgagaaggtccgcgtacattctcgacccctgctacAAAACGCAGTGAGAATCGTCACCCGGCGAGAATGTGCCCATAGCAGGATCTCTTGGCGATCAAGAACAggggaccgagaatgagtacctccctgtttcttgaggtacgccagggccgtggtgttgtcggagttgacttgaACTACCCGGCCTGCAACTTGATCTTCAAGAACTGAAGAGCCAAGAaaatcgctttcagttcttttagatttatgtgccaggacacttgttcccctttccaggtgcctgacacttcctcccctagtgttgctccccatcccgacatggacgctgccgaaaacaacactaggtcgggctctgaagatagagagagaccccttctgccaactttaaaGGATCGAGCCACccgaagatggtccttgacagagagagagatcctgagagactcctccaagtcctccttgttcttccagttgtccgcaagaaagaactgtaggggtctgagatgcaacctcccagggaaacaaactctccagtgatgaaatggtccccagcagactcatccattccctcaccgagcatgttgctttcccaggaaggccgaaacttttacgaagcagtgctgctgacgttcctgggatggaaaggctcgaaaaaccgctgaatccatccgaatccccagataaagaatggactgagaggggatcagatgcgacttctctaaattcacaagaagtcccagggactttgtcaGCTTCAAAGTTGAgtgtaagtcctccagacacctttgttccgatgtggctcggatgagccagtcgcccagatagagcgagatccttatgccggcaagatgaagccaccgggcaacgcgttcctcatcaggactgtgaataccataggagctgtactcagtccgaaacagagagccctgaactggtacactcttccccaggacaaacctcaaatactttctcgactgaggatgaatggggacatgaaaataagcGTCCTGGAGGttagagagaccatccaatcacCTGGTCGCAGCGCATTGATAACAGACTGgggcgtctccattttgaactttctttgacgacaaagttgttcagtctgctgacgcccaggactggtctccaaccctcTGACTGTTTTGGAACTAGGAAGAGACGATTGTtaaaaacctggagactccagatccaggactcgctctatgCCCCTTTTGTggatcatttcttccagcagatctaaaaggatctgttgcttctccggACAGTAAGAagcgacagatctctgggagttgaggacagggggttttcgaggaacgggatcctgtaacctttcttgATTACATTGAGGACCAGAATccgcccctcttactttccaggcttccgaaaaaggagaagcctggctcctactggtgtctggaggtgaagaaagtcacttcttgccctttgggaagaaggggctccgcctctggagagacctcttcctcgcgaaaaaaagggtctagaggaggaagatctccccacgaaagggcttctgtctcttcgGAGGAAGTCCTTGCGAAGACGTAGAAGGGACACTCAGGACGTCTGGAAGACTGAgcaaggagatcctgagtagccttctccttaaggctgaggcgagatccttgacaagcggctggggaagagatggctagagagaggggcaaaaagtaactcagccctctgaacaggagaaaccgACTTGGCAGCgaaattgcagtacaaagcctcttctttaggagggttgtaccaaaatgagaagccagttcatcagcgccatccctgacggccttgtccatgcaagacagtacactggacagctcccccagagaaATAGAATCCGGACTACGAGTCCttaagtccaaggcccccaagcaccagtccagaaagttaaaaacctccatagacttgaaaaggcctttcagatggtggtcggtctcagaaagagtccaagacaccttcgccgaagaaagaagagacctccttgAAGCATCAACGAGGCTCGCAAAATcgccttgagaggaagaaggaactcttgagccaatttcctctcccgtctcataccacattccagctttcccgcacaatctagacgggggtagagcgaaggaagattttccttgagacttcctatcttccatccaagCATTGACTCTCTTGAGAGCTTTTCTAGTAGccagagaagtcttcatttgtaggaagccgggcgatttcctcaccttcgaagaagctaactgcgaaggaggggaaagaggagcagaaggctgaaatttatcagaaaaGTTCCTGAAGCATGCTAGCCAAAACCCGGTAGTCAGAGAAAGACGACAGAGGGGGCTGCTCTTGttctgcagagtccgactcctgagacaaaccagcctcttcgacaggagcgacaggagagtcttccgggCTAGAGGGAGACAAAGACCTTTGGGTCCACGGCCCAGagacctcttctcgtgggaagaagcagcagaaaaatCCGAACAACTTTCGTACAGGAGGCGTCCTGCTGAGCGCCCTGACAAGCGTCCTGAGGAGCGCCCCGACGAGCGTCCTGCTTCACAAGCAGCCGGCGCCCTGAAGAGAGCGTCCTGTCTCACAAGCTGCCGGCGCCCTGGCGAGAGTCCTGACGGCGACCCGCCGAGCTTCTTGGCGAGAGTCCTGAAGGCGTCGTGCAGAGATCGGGAATAACGGCGTCCTGGGGAGCGCCCTGCCGAGCGTCAAAACGAGCGAAGCAGGAGGAGAGTcaagaagagcgtcttggcgCGAACTCTTACTAGCGGCAAGCCTAGCTGCAAGAGGGCGCCCTGATCAACCAGCGCATCACGGACGGGGCAAGGAGAGCTGATGATCCGCAGAACGATGAGGGCGACTACGAGAAACCGCAGGGGAGAGAGACGAGCGAAGAGAAGGAggggagacctcttagatctcTTAACTGGCAGCGACAAATCTCTTACGGCGCCCACGAGGCTCCTTCTCCTTAGCAGCGAGAATAGaagctaactgccgctgcatatcttGGATAAGACGCTTGAAGGAGAGgaagccctctcaggagaagggctgctcttatgagaagaagaggggaaggagacgtcctcctccttctaccaaggGCTTAAAGGGGCTCTCTTCTTGTGCGGCTGGGACATTCAGCAACGCCCTCCTCCGAAgaaatcctggtcctcttctgcggcaaATCTCGCAGCCAGTCGGGAGAAGATTCCAAAgcacgagaaagaggagaagaagcgtcctcTTCAACGCGGCTCCTCTTGAACGGACGAGAGTTCAACCGAACGCGACCCTTGGTGGAGAGGGCGCCTCGGAGGCGAAGCAATCTTTGAGATCCGTGCGctagcacgatccttggcagcctgggagacgTCAACAAGGCCTGCCAAAGgggcgccagatcggtggggggggtccccgtaaccctcttgcggctttcgacatgcccattccctaagtcctgggagttggcagaggtccaggcccagaggcattatacggccgatctggcgcccctccacaacactggggatcactacacttcactgcacttttcgatcgccaacaccttagactccaaaatacgaatggagttcaaaatctgcgcaaagggcattaccttccgcagacgcaatcactgggttagaaggcgactctacagggaaaggagaagcattagtaggattaacaggagacaaattaataccctgactcccacctaccgacacactcctggaggaagacctccttacaCGATCACGCTCAAGCTTGCGAACGTAAGAAtcgtaagccttccaatcagaatcaggcaacgattcacactccttgcagcgatcatccaacatacagacatgcctctacatctcatgcatactgtgtgagggtctcacggcttcggtagcctcaccttacactccttcacaacacacaccctgaaactagcagaactagatccagacatcttgttcaagaaatagccaaaaccaaaatcaaatcagtccaaagaagcgtatgcctatccacaaagccaaagtcaaaaaaccaaaagacaatcagaatactcagtgGAAAAAGTTTACTTAAATCAAcggcggaggtattgacaacaggtgttgacaataccggcgacagagaaaatctgaatagaaaatgggaatggttctgatacccgcctcccagcggcgggaatgggtactaaccacctggcccatctcgtgtgccgtaagtttttgaatttctgtcggtcgctggagaatacagctatatatatatctgtcaggtaagtgtcatgaacaaactaATATTTAAGgcaaaggaaattgagaaaactGTATATATTCCATTCATTCTTAACACCTGTCAATAGCAAAATtctatgggttttttttttaatacttcatgAATTCTGAAGACATTCTGCACCTCCTGTAGTTAGTAAACATTCTACCAGCATTTGGAGCAAGATATACTAAATATCAATACTAGTAAATTTCTTGTTCAAATAGCTCATGCATTTTTTGCAAATGGTTAATAAACTCATTTCTATTTTGAGTGGATTTTGAGTCTCACAACTCATAATATTATCTACAGTAATTCTGGTTTGCTATTTGACCTGAGTAGTCTACAAATTCAGTTGCTgtgttttcttattgttttgaagGTTAAAATATAATGCTTTTGTGTTAGTGATTTGAACAATGCTCGTAgaaagttgttattattgtttaacaGAGTTTTGAATGATTGAACAAAAACTTCAACCCttaattcaccagtttctgcaCCACCCTTGCAAAGGGAAAAGTTTTCTCCAAGTAATCACCATCTTGAAGCTACAGACACCATGGAAATCTGACTTT
This Macrobrachium rosenbergii isolate ZJJX-2024 chromosome 42, ASM4041242v1, whole genome shotgun sequence DNA region includes the following protein-coding sequences:
- the Dsor1 gene encoding dual specificity mitogen-activated protein kinase kinase 1 isoform X1 → MSKNKFNLKLPPGSIEHSNDDNPGTETPQRKASTGASGSFGAVSLESLLKCIEELDMDDTQRRRLEIFLVQKQKIGELNADDFEKLGELGAGNGGVVNKERHKPSGLSMARKLIHLEVKPAVRNQIIRELKVLHECNSPFIVGFYGAFYSEGEISICMEYMDGGSLDLCLKKAIRIPEPILGKICSTVLKGLAYLREKHQIIHRDVKPSNILVNSRGEIKICDFGVSGQLIDSMANTFVGTRSYMSPERLNGDHYSVASDIWSLGLSLVEMAIGMYPIPPPDQSTLQKIFGTKVEGISPSPTSRSPRSAGLPGEPRPMAIFELLDYIVNEPPPRLPANVFSPEFVDLVDRCLKKSPSERADLTTLQNHEWIKRADQENVDIAGWVCKTMDITPSTPTKPSAEGNS
- the Dsor1 gene encoding dual specificity mitogen-activated protein kinase kinase 1 isoform X2, producing the protein MTRSGGDWRYFSSKSKSFCNLHQIGELNADDFEKLGELGAGNGGVVNKERHKPSGLSMARKLIHLEVKPAVRNQIIRELKVLHECNSPFIVGFYGAFYSEGEISICMEYMDGGSLDLCLKKAIRIPEPILGKICSTVLKGLAYLREKHQIIHRDVKPSNILVNSRGEIKICDFGVSGQLIDSMANTFVGTRSYMSPERLNGDHYSVASDIWSLGLSLVEMAIGMYPIPPPDQSTLQKIFGTKVEGISPSPTSRSPRSAGLPGEPRPMAIFELLDYIVNEPPPRLPANVFSPEFVDLVDRCLKKSPSERADLTTLQNHEWIKRADQENVDIAGWVCKTMDITPSTPTKPSAEGNS